One Ranitomeya imitator isolate aRanImi1 chromosome 1, aRanImi1.pri, whole genome shotgun sequence DNA window includes the following coding sequences:
- the LOC138657920 gene encoding uncharacterized protein gives MSNRVEFIREFLEIYQSFPCLWKIKSPEYSNREKRKAGYSKLIELYNLHAPEEQATETVVKKKIQALRTVWRKELNKVLHSSKSGSSTEEVYVPKLWYFDYLNFLRDQEVPRSSTCLRLLAPVEPTVPQNHVELDSQGQPEESAQDSGQDSAQDNAQDCSTSEIVEAAPARSQWRQGSRKRKATSDVSHELLSMAKKVLTRKTSPALEGFGLYIADKLSTMEARQ, from the exons atgtcTAATCGTGTAGAATTTATACGCGAGTTCCTGGAGATCtaccagtctttcccatgcctttggAAAATAAAATCGCCTGAGTATTCTAACAGGGAAAAGCGTAAGGCCGGATATTCCAAGCTGATCGAATTATACAATCTCCATGCACCGGAAGAGCAAGCCACAGAAACTGTAGTaaagaagaaaattcaggcgctgcgcacggtctggaggaaggagctcaATAAGGTCCTTCACAGTTCCAAGTCTGGGTCTTCAACAGAAGAGGTTTATGTCCCGAAGCTATGGTATTTTGATTACCTGAATTTTCttcgggaccaagaggtgccacggtcaTCAACGTGTTTGCGGTTGTTGGCACCCGTGGAACCGACAGTACCTCAGAACCACGTCGAGCTGGACTCACAAGGGCAACCA GAGGAGAGTGCACAGGACAGTggacaggacagtgcacaggacaatgcacaggactgctccacaagtgaaatagtggaggctgcacctgcacgGAGTCAATGGAGGCAGGGTTCAAGGAAGCGGAAAGCCACCTCGGACGTCTCCCATGAACTGTTGAGCATGGCCAAAAAGGTGTTGACGCGCAAAACCAGCCCTGCTTTGGAGGGTTTTGGACTGTACATCGCTGATAAACTTTCTACAATGGAAGCAAGGCAGTGA